In a single window of the Streptomyces sp. CGMCC 4.7035 genome:
- a CDS encoding response regulator transcription factor: MTTTSPQGRTELLRPDGSPVRVLVVDDELSITELLSMALRYEGWQIRSAGDGQGAIQTAREFRPDAVVLDMMLPDMDGLTVLGRLRRELPDVPVLFLTAKDAVEDRIAGLTAGGDDYVTKPFSLEEVVARLRGLIRRSGAADRRSDSVLVVGDLTLDEDSHEVSRAGEGIHLTATEFELLRFLMRNPRRVLSKAQILDRVWSYDFGGQANVVELYISYLRRKIDAGREPMIHTRRGAGYLIKPAAS, from the coding sequence ATGACCACGACCTCGCCCCAGGGGCGCACCGAACTGCTGAGGCCGGACGGGAGCCCCGTCCGAGTGCTGGTGGTGGACGACGAGCTGTCTATCACCGAGCTGCTCTCCATGGCCCTCCGTTACGAAGGCTGGCAGATCCGCAGTGCGGGTGATGGACAGGGCGCGATCCAGACCGCGCGCGAGTTCCGCCCCGACGCCGTCGTCCTGGACATGATGCTCCCGGACATGGACGGCCTGACCGTTCTGGGGCGGCTGCGGCGCGAGCTGCCGGACGTGCCGGTCCTCTTCCTGACCGCCAAGGACGCCGTGGAGGACCGGATCGCGGGGCTGACCGCCGGTGGCGACGACTACGTCACCAAGCCGTTCAGCCTCGAAGAGGTCGTGGCCCGGCTGCGCGGGCTGATCCGCCGCTCGGGTGCCGCCGACCGCCGCTCCGACTCGGTGCTCGTCGTCGGTGACCTCACCCTCGACGAGGACAGCCACGAGGTGTCGCGGGCCGGTGAGGGCATCCACCTCACCGCCACCGAGTTCGAACTGCTCCGCTTCCTGATGCGCAACCCCCGGCGCGTGCTCAGCAAGGCGCAGATCCTCGACCGCGTGTGGTCGTACGACTTCGGCGGGCAGGCCAATGTGGTCGAGCTCTACATCTCTTACCTGCGGCGGAAGATAGACGCCGGGCGCGAGCCGATGATCCACACCCGGCGCGGGGCCGGTTATCTGATCAAGCCCGCGGCGTCATGA
- a CDS encoding nucleoside deaminase, giving the protein MGHKEFLKEAVRLATESVEHGWGGPFGAVLTRDGEVVARGQNRVLLTGDPTAHAEMETIRKAVQRLNPEAPTISEEHQNESTLAYVPRPEGSPDPVPERARMLQGCSIYISGAPCPMCMSAIYWSRIDNVYFSCDLDATREIGFDDVYQYEDFKKPLDQRRIHIEQMHPELGEKAYAAWTEKPDRHAY; this is encoded by the coding sequence ATGGGTCACAAGGAGTTCCTGAAAGAAGCGGTGCGGCTGGCCACGGAGTCGGTGGAGCACGGCTGGGGCGGCCCGTTCGGCGCCGTGCTCACCCGGGACGGCGAGGTCGTCGCCCGGGGACAGAATCGTGTGCTTCTCACCGGCGACCCGACCGCGCACGCCGAAATGGAGACCATCCGCAAGGCGGTGCAGCGTCTCAACCCCGAGGCCCCCACCATCTCGGAGGAGCACCAGAACGAGAGCACCCTCGCATACGTGCCGCGTCCCGAAGGGTCTCCCGACCCGGTCCCCGAGCGGGCCCGGATGCTCCAGGGCTGTTCGATCTACATCAGCGGCGCGCCGTGCCCGATGTGCATGAGCGCCATTTACTGGTCGCGCATCGACAACGTCTACTTCAGCTGCGACCTGGATGCCACGCGGGAGATCGGCTTCGACGACGTCTACCAGTACGAGGACTTCAAGAAGCCGTTGGACCAACGGCGGATCCACATCGAGCAGATGCATCCGGAGCTGGGTGAGAAGGCGTACGCGGCCTGGACGGAAAAGCCGGACCGGCACGCCTACTGA
- a CDS encoding antibiotic biosynthesis monooxygenase — translation MNASANRDSGGAGATVVTSQKVVPGCEEDYQRWQEQVNRAVRDFEGFEGTELYPPDSPEDNQWVVVFRFSDVDRLTAWLRSGTRRQLLHEGRELFEEEPSQEVLRGGQRPQEAVTAVISHDVKPGRERDFVGWQDKILKAQERYPGFMGSELFAPVEGIQDRWVVVFRFDTREHLDQWLESDVREKLLTEGRDYFAGYDVREIASAFSGWFRFGEGEQAGVPPNWKQAMSVLLALYPTVMVLNLTAGRALTDAGVPGYLGLFISNVLSVAILTWFMMPLVVNRALAFWLAPDRPRSRRVDMAGAAVVAVCYAALVALFGLTT, via the coding sequence ATGAACGCCAGCGCAAACCGCGATAGCGGCGGAGCCGGAGCGACCGTCGTGACCTCCCAAAAGGTCGTCCCCGGTTGCGAGGAGGACTACCAGCGCTGGCAGGAACAGGTGAATCGGGCCGTACGCGACTTCGAAGGCTTCGAGGGAACGGAGTTGTACCCACCCGACTCCCCCGAGGACAACCAGTGGGTCGTGGTCTTCCGCTTCTCGGACGTCGACCGGTTGACCGCCTGGCTCCGGTCGGGAACGCGCCGGCAACTTCTCCATGAGGGTCGCGAACTGTTCGAGGAAGAGCCCTCCCAGGAGGTTCTGCGCGGCGGGCAACGACCCCAGGAAGCCGTCACGGCGGTCATCTCCCATGATGTGAAGCCGGGCCGGGAACGGGACTTCGTGGGCTGGCAGGACAAGATCCTGAAAGCCCAGGAGAGGTACCCGGGGTTCATGGGGTCCGAACTCTTCGCCCCGGTGGAGGGGATCCAGGACCGCTGGGTCGTCGTCTTCCGGTTCGACACCCGCGAACACCTCGACCAGTGGCTGGAGTCGGACGTCCGCGAGAAACTGCTGACCGAGGGGCGCGACTACTTCGCCGGCTACGACGTGCGCGAGATCGCGTCGGCCTTCAGCGGATGGTTCCGTTTCGGCGAAGGGGAGCAGGCGGGTGTCCCGCCCAACTGGAAGCAGGCCATGTCCGTGCTCCTCGCGCTCTATCCGACCGTCATGGTGCTCAACCTCACCGCGGGCCGTGCCCTCACGGATGCGGGCGTTCCGGGGTACCTGGGCCTCTTCATCAGCAATGTGCTGAGCGTCGCGATTCTGACCTGGTTCATGATGCCGCTGGTCGTCAACCGCGCCCTGGCCTTCTGGCTGGCACCGGACCGGCCGCGTTCGCGCCGCGTCGACATGGCGGGCGCGGCCGTGGTCGCGGTCTGCTACGCGGCACTCGTCGCCCTGTTCGGCCTCACCACCTGA
- a CDS encoding FAD-binding oxidoreductase: MSRHTQMRGLGAIAVRRDDADYEDVRRSVLWNELVPARFPDVIVRPASAHEVVEAVRLARSQGLRVAMRSGGHSWCVSPLRDGGMLIDLSGLRTCTVDPASATATVQPGTTGQELTSELGRHGLAFPAGHCGSVAVGGYLLSGGLGWNSGVRGPACADVHEIEAVTADGEPVTCSEREHPDLFWAARGAGPGFFAAVTAFRLRLYRQPGAITRTTWTFSLADVAEVMDWATGAASGLSPNVELSFSLGTADPGTTPGRKVVTVTGTAFASTREEADAFLGPLRSCPLAERSLARQLDAPMTFRTLYEGSAALWPPDHRYAADTLWSDADFPTLLGQLADAVDAAPSSRSLVLAPVTPAAPPSQDMAFSVLGESYVVPYAVWDDPQQDAANIDWLRQAMHAVESLGTGHYIAETDLTAASSRARRSFTPDDWQRLGTLKARYDPDDVFCSYLTPEDAPA; this comes from the coding sequence ATGAGCCGGCACACGCAGATGCGCGGTCTCGGGGCAATCGCGGTACGGCGGGACGACGCCGATTACGAAGACGTCCGCAGGTCCGTGCTGTGGAACGAGCTCGTACCTGCGCGCTTCCCGGACGTCATCGTTCGCCCGGCGTCGGCCCATGAGGTCGTGGAAGCCGTCCGCCTGGCCCGGTCCCAGGGACTCCGCGTCGCCATGCGGTCGGGGGGACACAGCTGGTGCGTGTCACCGCTGCGCGACGGCGGCATGCTCATCGACCTGTCCGGGCTCCGCACGTGCACCGTCGACCCCGCCTCCGCGACGGCGACGGTACAGCCGGGCACCACAGGCCAGGAGCTCACCTCGGAGCTCGGCCGTCACGGGCTGGCCTTTCCCGCGGGCCACTGCGGGTCCGTCGCCGTCGGCGGATACCTGCTGAGCGGAGGGCTCGGCTGGAATTCCGGCGTCCGCGGTCCGGCATGCGCCGACGTCCACGAGATCGAAGCCGTCACCGCCGACGGCGAGCCGGTCACCTGTAGTGAGCGCGAGCACCCCGACCTGTTCTGGGCGGCGCGGGGGGCGGGCCCCGGCTTCTTCGCCGCGGTCACCGCCTTCCGCCTCAGGCTGTATCGGCAACCCGGTGCGATCACGAGAACCACGTGGACCTTTTCCCTCGCGGACGTCGCCGAGGTGATGGACTGGGCGACCGGGGCGGCCTCGGGGCTCTCCCCGAACGTCGAGCTGAGTTTCTCCCTCGGCACGGCGGACCCCGGCACGACGCCGGGACGCAAAGTGGTGACCGTGACCGGGACCGCCTTCGCCTCCACACGGGAGGAAGCCGACGCGTTCCTCGGACCACTCCGTTCCTGCCCTCTCGCCGAGCGCTCCCTCGCCCGGCAACTGGACGCGCCGATGACGTTCAGGACCCTGTACGAGGGCTCGGCCGCCCTGTGGCCTCCGGATCACCGCTATGCGGCGGACACCCTGTGGTCGGACGCCGACTTCCCCACGCTGCTCGGGCAGCTCGCCGACGCCGTCGACGCGGCCCCGTCGAGCAGATCGCTGGTCCTCGCTCCGGTCACGCCGGCCGCCCCTCCGTCCCAGGACATGGCCTTCTCCGTGCTCGGGGAGAGCTACGTCGTCCCCTACGCCGTCTGGGACGATCCCCAGCAGGACGCCGCCAACATCGACTGGCTGCGCCAAGCCATGCACGCGGTCGAATCCCTGGGCACGGGGCACTACATCGCCGAGACCGACCTCACCGCCGCCTCGTCCCGCGCCCGTCGGTCCTTCACCCCGGACGACTGGCAGCGCCTGGGAACCCTCAAAGCGCGGTACGACCCGGACGACGTCTTCTGCTCGTATCTGACACCGGAGGACGCTCCTGCCTGA
- a CDS encoding antibiotic biosynthesis monooxygenase family protein has protein sequence MSDHRIAPVAAHEPPYYAVVFTSVRTEGDNGYGETSDRMEELVKEVPGYLGMDHARTPGGLSITVGYFRDLAAIEEWRGNLDHRAAQKHGRAHWYESYTLHVAKVERSHTFERAQD, from the coding sequence ATGAGCGATCACCGCATTGCACCTGTCGCCGCCCATGAACCCCCCTACTACGCCGTCGTCTTCACCTCGGTACGGACCGAGGGGGACAACGGATACGGAGAGACCTCCGACCGGATGGAGGAGCTGGTCAAGGAGGTCCCGGGCTACCTCGGGATGGACCACGCCCGGACCCCGGGCGGGCTCTCGATCACCGTCGGGTACTTCCGGGACCTGGCCGCCATCGAGGAGTGGCGGGGCAACCTGGATCACCGTGCGGCCCAGAAGCACGGACGCGCGCACTGGTACGAGTCGTACACGCTGCATGTCGCCAAGGTCGAGCGCAGCCACACCTTCGAGCGGGCGCAGGACTGA
- a CDS encoding DUF2797 domain-containing protein has translation MTQVWRCTGLRWGEGVPVLGWEGGRRSGLERGKRVAFAVVAGSARTCVGARGHGCPMRAEVPGRSTSARCEECARLDRAHSVAADTVADDPRPYRVYLAWFGPGMVKVGITAVERGPARLLEQGAVSFSWLGRGPLMAARRAEELLRAALRVPDRIAYAGKRAVRAVLPPAGERTAELAELHARAVALDGWPESLERAPFRAVDHSGVFGLDGLPRVDGVVSELIAGGAVSGDVLAAAGPDLHLATGRGVVVLDTRLMTGWELAVAERDEVTVPVREWGDTGVQDGLF, from the coding sequence ATGACACAGGTGTGGAGATGCACGGGGCTGCGGTGGGGTGAGGGCGTGCCCGTGCTGGGGTGGGAAGGGGGGCGGCGCAGTGGTCTGGAGCGGGGGAAGCGGGTCGCCTTCGCGGTCGTGGCGGGGAGCGCGCGGACGTGCGTGGGCGCGCGTGGACACGGGTGCCCGATGCGGGCCGAGGTACCGGGGCGCAGTACGAGCGCGCGGTGCGAGGAATGCGCGCGGCTCGACCGGGCGCATTCCGTCGCCGCCGATACCGTCGCCGACGATCCGCGGCCGTATCGCGTGTATCTCGCCTGGTTCGGGCCCGGCATGGTCAAGGTCGGGATCACCGCGGTCGAGCGCGGTCCGGCGCGGCTGCTGGAGCAGGGGGCCGTCTCCTTCAGCTGGCTTGGGCGCGGGCCGCTGATGGCGGCGCGGCGGGCGGAGGAGCTGCTGCGGGCCGCGCTGCGGGTGCCGGACCGCATTGCGTACGCCGGCAAGCGGGCGGTGCGGGCCGTGCTGCCGCCGGCCGGGGAGCGGACCGCCGAGCTGGCGGAGCTGCACGCGCGCGCGGTGGCCCTCGACGGCTGGCCGGAGTCGCTGGAGCGGGCGCCGTTCCGGGCCGTCGACCACAGCGGGGTGTTCGGGCTCGACGGACTGCCACGCGTGGACGGTGTGGTGAGCGAGCTGATCGCCGGCGGTGCGGTGAGCGGGGATGTGCTGGCTGCCGCCGGGCCCGATCTGCATCTGGCCACCGGGCGCGGGGTCGTCGTACTGGACACGCGGCTGATGACGGGGTGGGAGCTGGCGGTTGCCGAGCGGGACGAAGTGACCGTACCGGTACGGGAGTGGGGGGACACAGGGGTGCAGGACGGGCTGTTCTGA
- a CDS encoding bifunctional glycosyltransferase family 2/GtrA family protein, whose protein sequence is MRTDSSPGTLPAREHLPAGDAGTPVLDVVIPVYNEEKDLQPCVLRLHEHLKRTFPYAFRITIADNASTDTTPRVAARLEERIPEVTSFRLEQKGRGRALRTVWSASDAPILAYMDVDLSTDLNALLPLVAPLISGHSDLAIGSRLARSSRVVRGAKREFISRTYNLILRGSLQARFSDAQCGFKAIRRDVAQVLLPLVEDTGWFFDTEMLVLAERAGLRIHEVPVDWVDDPDSTVHIVKTATDDLKGVWRVGKALATGSLPLDRIARPFGDDPRDRDIKDVPKGLARQLVGFCVVGGLSTLFYLALYSVFRQFSGSQIANALALLVSAIANTAANRRLTFGVRGRGGAVRHQAQGLVVFGIGLALTSGSLAALNAAASNPAHSTELAVLIAANLAATVLRFLLFRAWVFPDRRDDSLSFLSSPSFPSSPSTVTAQGPSSPTYATAATGYDQQFQQFQQYERYQQQPLPQRPMAPRAAYDTSQFRAGDAADSTIWRDATMPLQPVRPHDTDPRDPR, encoded by the coding sequence ATGCGAACCGACTCTTCTCCCGGCACCCTGCCGGCGCGGGAGCACCTCCCGGCCGGCGACGCCGGTACGCCTGTCCTGGACGTAGTGATCCCCGTCTACAACGAGGAGAAGGACCTCCAGCCATGTGTGCTCAGACTGCACGAGCACCTCAAGCGCACGTTCCCGTACGCGTTCCGCATCACGATCGCGGACAACGCGTCCACGGACACCACCCCCCGGGTGGCCGCGCGGCTGGAGGAGCGGATCCCCGAGGTGACGTCCTTCCGACTGGAGCAGAAGGGCCGCGGCCGGGCGCTGCGGACCGTCTGGTCCGCCTCGGACGCCCCGATCCTCGCCTACATGGACGTGGACCTGTCCACCGACCTCAACGCGCTGCTGCCCCTGGTGGCACCGCTGATCTCGGGTCACTCCGACCTGGCGATCGGTTCGCGGCTGGCCCGCTCGTCGCGCGTGGTGCGCGGTGCCAAGCGGGAGTTCATCAGCCGCACGTACAACCTGATTCTGCGGGGCTCGCTGCAGGCGCGCTTCTCGGACGCGCAGTGCGGCTTCAAGGCGATCCGGCGTGATGTGGCCCAGGTGCTGCTGCCGCTGGTCGAGGACACGGGCTGGTTCTTCGACACCGAGATGCTGGTCCTCGCCGAGCGCGCGGGCCTGCGGATCCACGAGGTGCCGGTCGACTGGGTCGACGACCCCGACTCCACGGTGCACATCGTGAAGACGGCGACGGACGACCTCAAGGGGGTGTGGCGCGTGGGCAAGGCCCTGGCCACCGGTTCGCTGCCGCTGGACCGGATCGCCCGCCCGTTCGGTGACGACCCGCGCGACCGCGACATCAAGGACGTACCCAAGGGCCTGGCCCGCCAGCTCGTCGGCTTCTGCGTGGTCGGCGGCCTGTCCACCCTCTTCTACCTGGCGCTCTACAGCGTCTTCCGGCAGTTCTCGGGTTCGCAGATCGCCAACGCGCTCGCCCTGTTGGTCTCGGCGATCGCCAACACGGCGGCCAACCGCCGGCTCACCTTCGGGGTGCGCGGCCGGGGCGGCGCCGTCCGGCACCAGGCGCAGGGCCTGGTCGTCTTCGGTATCGGTCTCGCCCTGACCAGCGGTTCCCTCGCCGCCCTGAACGCGGCGGCGAGCAACCCCGCGCACTCCACGGAACTGGCGGTGCTGATCGCCGCCAACCTCGCGGCGACGGTGCTGCGGTTCCTGCTCTTCCGGGCCTGGGTGTTCCCTGACCGGCGCGACGACTCCCTGTCTTTCCTGTCTTCCCCGTCTTTCCCGTCGTCCCCGTCGACCGTCACCGCCCAGGGCCCTTCCTCGCCCACCTACGCGACGGCGGCCACCGGCTACGACCAGCAGTTCCAGCAGTTCCAGCAGTACGAGCGGTACCAGCAGCAGCCGCTGCCGCAGCGCCCCATGGCGCCCCGGGCCGCGTACGACACATCGCAGTTCCGCGCCGGTGATGCCGCGGACAGCACCATCTGGAGGGACGCGACCATGCCGCTGCAGCCGGTGCGTCCGCACGACACCGACCCGAGGGACCCACGATGA
- a CDS encoding glycosyltransferase family 39 protein, with protein MTTDYDRTSHPGGAGPSSWGPPSSRATAVQEPVAVPAPAPGAGEPQQPFARRLWRGRPEDPRWARPAFLGLLLATGLLYLYNLSASGYANSFYSAAVQAGSKSWKAFFFGSLDAANAITVDKPPASLWPMALSVRIFGLNSWAILVPEVIMGVLTVAVVYAAVRRRFSPAAGLIAGAVLALTPVAALMFRFNNPDALLALLMALTVYFVIRGLEDGRTKWLVWAGVAVGFAFLTKTLQAFLILPALALVHGVCAPVKLKKRLVQLGLATVALVVSGGWWVAIVELWPASSRPYIGGSQNNSFLELTFGYNGLGRINGDETGSVGGGGGGNGGQWGETGWDRMFNSEIGSQISWLLPAALILLVAALVLTRKAERADLVRGSFLAWGGSLLITALVFSFMAGIFHQYYTVALAPYIAALVGMGVTVLWEERSKVWASLTLAATVTATAAWGYVLLNRTPDYLPWLKWLVLIGGLVSALGLIFAARIGRQLALASVGLGIVASLAGPTAYTLTTVDQGHTGSIVTAGPAGASMMGGRGGPGGGGMRGGFGGGMPGQNQQNGNGNTQGQNGQNGQNGQQGFPGGGNGGFGGGMPGQNGNGNGNGNTQGQNGQNGRQGNGTGQNQQGGPGGQMGDGGMGGGGGIGGLLNGADVSSEAKKLLEADANNYTWVAAAIGAQNAASYQLSTEEPVMAIGGFNGSDPSPTLDQFKKYVEEGKIHYFIAGGGFGGGGGNSSGGSNVSSQISSWVQQNFKKVTVGSATFYDLTQKASSS; from the coding sequence ATGACCACTGACTACGACCGGACAAGTCATCCGGGGGGTGCGGGGCCCTCGTCCTGGGGGCCGCCCTCGTCCCGGGCGACGGCCGTGCAGGAGCCGGTGGCCGTGCCGGCTCCGGCCCCCGGGGCCGGCGAGCCCCAGCAGCCGTTCGCGCGCAGACTCTGGCGCGGCCGCCCCGAGGACCCCCGCTGGGCGCGCCCCGCGTTCCTCGGCCTGCTGCTCGCCACCGGGCTGCTGTACCTGTACAACCTGAGCGCCTCCGGGTACGCCAACTCCTTCTACTCCGCGGCCGTCCAGGCCGGCAGCAAGTCCTGGAAGGCGTTCTTCTTCGGCTCGCTCGACGCGGCCAACGCGATCACCGTCGACAAGCCCCCGGCCTCGCTGTGGCCGATGGCCCTGTCGGTGCGGATCTTCGGCCTGAACTCGTGGGCGATCCTCGTCCCCGAGGTCATCATGGGCGTCCTCACGGTCGCCGTGGTGTACGCGGCCGTCCGGCGCCGGTTCAGCCCCGCGGCCGGCCTGATCGCGGGCGCCGTGCTCGCGCTCACCCCCGTCGCGGCGCTGATGTTCCGGTTCAACAACCCGGACGCGCTCCTCGCGCTGCTGATGGCGCTCACGGTCTACTTCGTGATCCGGGGCCTGGAGGACGGCCGCACCAAGTGGCTGGTGTGGGCGGGCGTCGCGGTCGGCTTCGCCTTCCTGACGAAGACGCTTCAGGCCTTCCTGATCCTGCCCGCGCTGGCGCTCGTCCACGGCGTCTGCGCGCCCGTGAAGCTGAAGAAGCGGCTCGTGCAGCTGGGCCTCGCGACCGTCGCGCTGGTCGTGTCGGGCGGCTGGTGGGTCGCGATCGTCGAGCTGTGGCCGGCGTCCTCCCGCCCGTACATCGGCGGCTCGCAGAACAACTCCTTCCTGGAGCTGACCTTCGGCTACAACGGCCTCGGCCGCATCAACGGCGACGAGACCGGCAGCGTCGGCGGCGGTGGTGGCGGCAACGGCGGCCAGTGGGGCGAGACCGGCTGGGACCGGATGTTCAACTCCGAGATCGGCTCCCAGATCTCCTGGCTGCTCCCGGCCGCGCTGATCCTGCTCGTGGCGGCCCTGGTGCTCACTCGCAAGGCCGAGCGGGCCGACCTGGTCCGCGGCTCCTTCCTGGCCTGGGGCGGCTCGCTGCTGATCACCGCGCTCGTCTTCAGCTTCATGGCCGGCATCTTCCACCAGTACTACACGGTGGCCCTGGCCCCCTACATCGCCGCCCTGGTCGGCATGGGCGTCACGGTCCTGTGGGAGGAGCGGTCGAAGGTGTGGGCGTCGCTCACCCTCGCGGCCACCGTCACGGCGACCGCGGCCTGGGGGTACGTGCTCCTCAACCGCACGCCGGACTACCTGCCCTGGCTGAAGTGGCTCGTCCTCATCGGCGGTCTGGTCAGCGCCCTCGGCCTGATCTTCGCGGCGCGGATCGGGCGGCAGCTCGCCCTCGCGTCGGTGGGCCTGGGCATCGTGGCCTCGCTGGCGGGCCCGACCGCGTACACCCTGACCACTGTGGACCAGGGGCACACCGGTTCGATCGTCACGGCGGGTCCGGCGGGCGCGAGCATGATGGGCGGCCGCGGCGGTCCCGGCGGTGGCGGCATGCGCGGCGGCTTCGGCGGCGGTATGCCGGGCCAGAACCAGCAGAACGGCAACGGCAACACCCAGGGCCAGAACGGCCAGAACGGCCAGAACGGCCAGCAGGGCTTCCCGGGCGGCGGCAACGGCGGCTTCGGCGGCGGCATGCCCGGCCAGAACGGCAACGGCAACGGCAACGGCAACACCCAGGGCCAGAACGGCCAGAACGGCCGGCAGGGCAACGGCACCGGCCAGAACCAGCAGGGCGGCCCCGGCGGTCAGATGGGCGACGGCGGCATGGGCGGTGGCGGCGGCATCGGCGGTCTGCTCAACGGCGCCGACGTCAGCTCCGAGGCCAAGAAGCTGCTGGAGGCGGACGCGAACAACTACACCTGGGTCGCGGCGGCCATCGGCGCGCAGAACGCGGCGAGCTACCAACTCTCCACCGAGGAGCCGGTGATGGCGATCGGCGGCTTCAACGGCAGCGACCCGTCGCCGACGCTGGACCAGTTCAAGAAGTACGTGGAGGAAGGCAAGATCCACTACTTCATCGCGGGCGGCGGCTTCGGCGGCGGTGGCGGCAACAGCAGCGGCGGATCGAACGTCTCCTCGCAGATCAGCTCGTGGGTCCAGCAGAACTTCAAGAAGGTGACGGTCGGTTCGGCCACCTTCTACGACCTCACGCAGAAGGCGAGCAGCAGCTGA
- a CDS encoding sensor histidine kinase: MSSRRQPRTQRRGRQPRTLRTRLVVSAVTLIAVVCAVIGTVTTIALGQHLYRQLDDGKLKDSAMRVSGGGPRNPGGNTPDAAPRGDVAVKETPSVKLNNFVSRGPTQYKTVAAYVDGNGKISNGVFARNKSEDPFGAKGMEAGTLNDAQKAALASASKTSPSTVDIPGLGEYRVRYQAAEDGNGGYYVALPTAEVTNTIDTLILVEVSVTAAGLVAAGIAGSVLVGLALRPLRKVAATATRVSELPLHTGEVTLNERVPESETDPHTEVGQVGAALNRMLDHVHGALHARQQSETRVRQFVADASHELRTPLASIRGYAELTRRGREETGPDTRHALRRIESEAGRMTLLVEDLLLLARLDAGRPLQFEETDLVHLVVDTLSDARAAGPDHNWRLELPDDPALVSADAARLQQVLVNLLANARTHTPPGTTVTARVARRGPWMCVDVQDDGQGIPPDLLPHVFERFARGDSARSRSTGSTGLGLAIVQAVATAHGGAVTVDSVPGQTVFTVHLPALAPYVPTPDPETNRQRHSQVQHSATTWVQQGV; the protein is encoded by the coding sequence ATGAGCAGCCGACGACAGCCGCGTACGCAGAGGCGAGGACGACAGCCGCGCACGCTGCGGACGCGGCTCGTCGTCTCCGCGGTCACTCTGATCGCCGTGGTGTGTGCCGTGATCGGCACGGTGACGACCATCGCGCTGGGGCAGCATCTGTACCGGCAGCTCGACGACGGCAAGCTCAAGGACAGCGCCATGCGCGTGTCGGGCGGCGGCCCCAGGAATCCGGGCGGCAACACTCCCGACGCGGCGCCGCGCGGTGACGTGGCGGTGAAGGAGACGCCGAGCGTCAAACTGAACAACTTCGTCTCGCGGGGGCCGACGCAGTACAAGACCGTCGCCGCCTACGTGGACGGCAACGGCAAGATCAGCAACGGGGTCTTCGCCAGGAACAAGTCCGAGGACCCCTTCGGCGCGAAGGGCATGGAAGCCGGCACGCTCAACGACGCGCAGAAGGCCGCCCTCGCCTCCGCGTCGAAGACCAGCCCGAGCACCGTGGACATCCCGGGTCTCGGGGAGTACCGGGTTCGGTACCAGGCTGCCGAGGACGGCAATGGCGGGTACTACGTCGCCCTGCCGACCGCGGAGGTCACCAACACCATCGACACCCTCATCCTCGTCGAGGTGAGCGTCACCGCCGCCGGTCTCGTCGCCGCCGGTATCGCCGGTTCCGTGCTCGTCGGGCTCGCCCTGCGGCCGCTGCGCAAGGTCGCCGCGACCGCCACCCGGGTCTCCGAGCTGCCGCTGCACACCGGTGAGGTGACCCTCAACGAACGGGTCCCGGAGTCCGAGACCGATCCGCACACCGAGGTCGGCCAGGTCGGGGCCGCCCTCAACCGCATGCTCGACCATGTCCACGGCGCCCTGCACGCGCGGCAGCAGAGCGAGACGCGCGTACGGCAGTTCGTCGCGGACGCCAGTCACGAGCTGCGCACGCCGCTCGCCTCCATCCGTGGATACGCCGAGCTGACCAGGCGGGGGCGCGAGGAGACCGGGCCCGACACCCGCCACGCCCTGCGGCGCATCGAGTCCGAGGCCGGACGCATGACCCTGCTCGTCGAGGACCTGCTGCTGCTGGCACGGCTGGACGCCGGGCGGCCGCTGCAGTTCGAGGAGACCGACCTCGTCCACCTCGTCGTGGACACGCTCAGCGACGCGCGCGCGGCCGGACCCGATCACAACTGGCGGCTCGAACTGCCCGACGATCCGGCGCTCGTGTCGGCCGACGCGGCACGCCTCCAGCAGGTGCTGGTCAATCTGCTCGCCAACGCCCGGACCCACACCCCACCCGGTACGACCGTCACCGCGCGCGTGGCCAGGCGCGGGCCGTGGATGTGCGTGGACGTCCAGGACGACGGCCAGGGCATTCCGCCGGATCTGCTCCCGCACGTCTTCGAACGGTTCGCGCGCGGCGACTCCGCGCGGTCCCGTTCCACCGGCTCGACCGGACTCGGGCTCGCCATCGTGCAGGCCGTCGCGACCGCGCACGGCGGTGCCGTGACCGTCGACAGCGTGCCGGGGCAGACCGTGTTCACCGTGCATCTGCCCGCGCTCGCCCCGTACGTGCCGACACCCGATCCCGAAACGAACCGGCAACGGCACTCACAGGTACAGCACAGCGCCACCACATGGGTGCAACAGGGCGTTTGA